The DNA sequence GCGGGAAACCGTTCGCCTTGTTCTCGTCCATCAGCCGCGTCAGCAGCTCCTGATCGAGCGAACCCCAGTTGACGCCGATGCGCACCGGCTTGTCGTAGCGGATCGCCATCTCGACGATCTCGGCGAACTGCTTGTCCTTCTTGTCCTTGAAGCCGACATTGCCCGGATTGATGCGGTACTTGGCCAGCGCCTCGGCGCAGGCCGGATGGTCGGCGAGCAGCTTATGACCGATATAGTGAAAATCGCCGACCAGCGGCACGTCCAGACCCAGACGCTCGAGCCTCTCGCGGATCTTCGGCACGGCGGCAGCACTCTCGTCGCGGTCGACGGTGATGCGCACCAGTTCCGAGCCGGCCTTGTGCAACGCTGCCACCTGCGCCACCGTCGCATCGATATCGGCGGTGTCGGTGTTGGTCATCGACTGGACCACGACCGGCGCCCCGCCCCCGACGATGACACCGCCGACATCGACAGCGACAGAGCCACGGCGGGGTTGCGGATCGAAATCGAAGGCGGAAGACATGAAGGCCTCTTCGTGGTCACTAAGCCGGGCGGGGGTGCGGGCAGAACCCGCACTGACTTTCCTCAATTTGCCCAAGCTATTTGCCCATCAGGTGGATGAGGAAAGCCTGATTGTCAACGGCGACATCATGCCCTGACGGCGATTTGATGACGGCCTTGGGTGCGAAGGCCCCTCATCCCGCTGCAGCTCCATTGGCAACGCGCGCCCTCCGCGGCTCAGTGCCCCTTGGCGTGATCCGCATGGTGAGCGTGGTGCGACAGGAGAAGCACGACGATGAAGAGCACCGGCACCGAGGCAAAGACGATGGCAAAGCCCGTATGTTCTGCGACGAAGCCGATGACAGACGGGGCGAACAGCATGCCCGAATAGCCCATGAAGGTCGCGACCGAGAGGCCGATGCCCGGCTGCAGGCCCGGCATGTTGCCGGCCGCCGAAAATGCGATCGGCACCATGTTGGAGATGCCGACGCCGGCAATGGCGAAGCCGAGGATGGCGATATAGGCATTGGGTGCGGTACCCGCGATGACCATGCCGACAAGGGCTGTCACCGTGCAGATCCGCAAGGTCCGCTTGGCGCCGAAACGGTCACGCACGAGGTCGCCGGCAAAACGCATGGTCGCCATGGTGGCCGAGAAGGCGGCAAAGCCGAAGCCCGAGAGTTCTACCGAGGCGCCGAGTTCGTTGCGCAGATAGAGCGCACCCCAGTCGAGCACCGTGCCCTCGGGCACCATCGAAAACAGCGCCATGATGCCGATCAGCCAGGGCAGTGGCGTCATCGGCAGACGAAGCTTTTCCTTGGCAGCGGCCGGATGCGGCTTGTCGGCAAGGATCATCGGCCAGGCGATCGCAATCAGCGACAGGCAGATCACGGTGACGACGAGGACATGCGGCAGCACGCCGAAGCGCGCCATCAGGAAGCCGCCGATACCGGCGCCGATCAGGCCGCCGAGGCTCCAATAGGCGTGACAGGACGACATGATCGCCCGGCGCATCGACTTTTCGACCTCGACCGCATTGGCGTTCATGGCGACGTCCATGGCGCCGACGAAACCACCGAGCACGAACATCCCGATCGCCGCGGTCCAGACATTCGGCACCAGGGTCAACAGAAGCAGCAGCGGTGAGAGGATGATGGCCGTGGTCTTCACGACCTTCTGCGAGCCGATGCGGGCGATGTAGCCGCCGGCGATCGGCATCAGCACCAGAGAGCCGATGCCGAACATCAGGATCAGGAGCCCAAGCACGCTTTCGCTGATCCCGAGCCGGTCCTTGAACTCGGGGATCTTCGGCGCCCAGCTGCCGGTGACGAAGCCGTTCATCAGGAACAGCAGCGAAACGGCCAGCCGATTGCGGGTCATGTAGCCCTGGCGGACGGTCGCGGTGGGAGAACGTTGGTCCATGGGATTGCCTCGTTACCGGGGGTCGACCGGCTCAAACAGTAATTTCGATCAGATTGCCATCGGGGTCGCGAAGAACCGCCTCGTAGAAGCCATCGCCGGTAAAGCGCGGCTTTGCGATAAGGATACCGTCAGCCTCGGCGCGCGCGGCCATGGCGTCGACCGCCTGCTCGCTACCGAGCGACAACGCGACATGCGCAAGGCCCGTACGCTCTTCTGCCGGATCGCCCGGAGCGACCCAGGGACCTTGCATGATCTCGATCGCCGGACCGTCGCCAAGCTTCAGGAAGCGCGATCGGAAGCCTGGTCGTCGCCGGCTTTCATAGACCTCGCCAACCTCTGCACCGAAGAAGGACGACCAAAAGCTGGCAATCGCTTCAAGGTCGCGGGTCCACAGCGCCACATGGGTAATCGTCATCGCTCAGGCCCTCCCGCCATCAGAATATCCGCGCCCGTCGCCTTGAGCGTCGCACGATGCTCAGCCGGTGCATCCGCTTCGAGCACCAGCGTCGCCTTGTCGTCGATACTGGCGATCGCGTGGGCAGCCGCGGTCCCGAGCTTGTCGCTCGTGATGGCGACGACGAGACGCCGGCTTCTCTGGGCAATCAGCCGCTTGAACTCTGCGTCCTCGAAATAGATCGCCGTCAGACCCGCAGCTGCATCGGCACCGCAGGTGCCGAGAAAGCAGAGGTCGGGCCTCAGCAGTTCCGCATCGCGCTGGGCCCGCGCGCTGATCGCTGCGCCGACCGCGCGGTTCAGCGGCCCGCCGAGCAAGATGAGGTCCACGCCCGGTTTCTCCATGAGGGCCGCGGCAATCAGCGGCGTATTGGTAACGACCGTGACTGACAGGTCCGGCTCGATCAGCTGGGCGATGGCAAGGTTGGTGGAGCCGGCGTCGAGAAACACGGTCATGCCCGGCTTGATAAGCTCAGCCGCCGCGCGGGCGAGCGCTGCCTTACGCTCGGGTGCCATCGCCACCCGCTCGCTCAAACTGCTATGCGCCGCAGGAACGACCGGAAGCGCACCGCCATAGACGCGCTCGCAGAGCCCCGCGGCCGCCATTTCCCTGAGGTCTCGGCGGATCGTGTCTTCAGAGACATTGAGTTCGGCCGCCAGGTCGACAGCGAGCACCCGGCCATTGGCCTTCAACCGTTCCTGGATCAGCGCCTTTCGCTCACGGAGCAGGAGTTCACCCGACATTTTCACCAATCGTGTATAAACGTGCATGAATCGCTACAAATGTGCATATCCATTTTTGAAACCGATTTCAAGTCCCTGCGCCGGCCAATTCGGGCCGGAGCGGGAATTCGAGCAAACCGCGCCATTTGCGCGTGGTTGGCGCCATTTCGGGGAAAATTCTTCATCAAAACGCTCAGGAATTGGTGTTTTATACGCTCAGATCGCTGTTTTTTTATGCGATTGTCCGCTCAATCCGGACGACGGGCCGGGCCAGAAAGAAGATGGAAAATCACGATGAAACTCCTCCCCACGCTGTTCGCCGCTGCTCTGATGCAGGTTGCCGCGCTGTCCTCCGCCGAAGCCGGCGAGAACCTCAACGCGATCAAATCCGCCGGTGTGCTGAAGATCGGCACCGAAGGCACCTACGCCCCCTTCACCTATCATGATGCCTCCGGCGCCCTCGTCGGCTTCGACGTCGAGATCGGCCAGGCGGTTGCGGAAAAGCTCGGCGTCAAGGCTGAATTCCTCGAAGGCAAGTGGGACGGCCTGATCGCCGGTCTCGACGCCAACCGCTACGACACGGTCATCAACCAGGTCGGCATCACCGAGGAGCGCAAGAAGAAGTACGACTTCTCCGAGCCCTATATCGCCTCCAAGGCCGTGCTGATCGTCAAGACCGACAACGAAGAGATCAAGGGCTTTGCCGATCTCAAGGGCAAGAATTCGGCCCAGTCGCTGACCAGCAACTTCGGCAAGCTCGCGACCGCGTCCGGCGCCGAGCTCGTCGGCACCGACGGCTTCGACCAGTCGATCCAGCTCGTGCTCACCGGCCGCGCCGATGCGACGATCAACGACAGCCTCTCCTTCCTCGACTTCAAGAAGAAGAAGCCCGACGCACCGGTAAAGATCGCCGCCGAGCAGGCCGACGCCGACTTCTCCGGCATCATCATCCGCAAGGGCGAGCCGGAACTGCTCGAAGCCATCAACAAGGCGCTCGTCGACATCAAGGCTGACGGCACCTACGACAAGATCTCGCAGAAGTACTTCGGCGCCGACGTCTCGAAGTAAGTTCCAACCGACTTAGTGGCCAGTTTTACCACCGGCCATTCTCGGCTATGAAAAGCGATCCGTTCCGGTCCCCGGGGCGGATCGCGCTTTTTGAAAGGCCCGCCCCTTGCCCACCTGGCTCCAACTGATGCTGGATTCGCTGCCGTCCCTGCTCTGGGCCGGTCTCACCTTCACCATCCCGCTGACGCTGCTTTCCTTCATCTTCGGCCTGATCCTCGGGCTCGCGACCGCCGTTGCCCGGCTGTTCGGTCCGGCGCCCGTCGTCGCGATCGCCAGGTTTTACGTCTGGGTGATCCGCGGCACGCCGCTGCTCGTCCAGCTCTTCGTGATCTTCTACGGCCTGCCGAGCGCCGGCATCCTGCTCGATGCCTTCACCGCCGCCCTCATCGGCTTCTCGCTGAACGTCGGCGCCTATACCTCGGAGATCATCCGAGCGGTGATTTCCTCGGTCCCGCGCGGCCAATGGGAAGCCGCCTATTCCATCGGCATGAGCTGGAGCCAGGCGATGCGCCGCACCATCCTGCCGCAGGCAACCCGCGTCGCCGTGCCGCCGCTGTCCAACACGTTCATCTCGCTGGTGAAGGACACGTCGCTTGCCGCCGCGATCACCGTGCCGGAGATGTTCCAGACGGCACAGCGCATCGTCGCGACCACCTACGAACCATTGATCCTCTACATCCTGGCGGCGCTGATCTACCTTGCCATGAGCTCCGTGCTCTCGGCCCTGCAGGTCCGGCTGGAGCGACGCTTCGCCCGCTATGGCGGCTTCCTGGAGGCACGGGCATGATCGAGCTCTCCCATATCGAAAAGCGCTTCGGCGACAATCTCGTGCTGAAAGATATCTCGGTCACGCTTGCCGAGGGCACCGTGACGGCGCTGGTCGGCCCCTCCGGAGGAGGCAAGAGCACCCTTCTGCGCTGTATCAACCTGCTTGAAATCCCCACATCCGGTTCGATCCGGCTTGGCGACGAAAAGCTCGACTTCGCACCCGGCCGCAAGGTCGGCTGGGCCTCGATCCAGCGCCTGCGTCGGCAGACCGGCATGGTGTTCCAGAACTTCCAGCTCTTTCCGCACCAGACCGCGCTCGGCAATGTCATGGAAGGCCTCGTCACGGTACTGAAGTGGCCAGCGGACAAGGCGAGGGCGCGCGCCATGGAACTCCTGGAAAAGGTCGGCATGGCGCACAAGGCCGATGCCTGGCCGGCGACGCTTTCGGGCGGACAGCAGCAGCGCGTGGCCATCGCCCGGGCGCTTGCCCCCTCGCCGCGTGTGCTGCTCTGCGACGAGCCAACCTCGGCACTCGACCCGGAGCTGGCCGAGGAAGTGGTCGAGGTCCTGAGCCGGCTCGCCCGCGAAGGCACGACGATGGTGATGGCAACCCACGATCTCCGCCTCGCCTCGCGCGTCGCCGACAAGGTGATCTTCCTCGACGGTGGCCTCATCGTCGAAAGCGGCGCGCCGAAGGCGATCTTCTCGGCACCCGAGCGCGAGCGCACCAAGAAGTTCATCGCCTCGCTGAGTGCTCCGCACGACTACGAGATCTGAAACACCGACTGAGAGAAAAGCAAAACGGCCGGATTCGCATCCGGCCGTTTCTGTTTGTCTGGACGGAACCCTTAGGCTTCGTAAACGATCAGCAGATCCTTGGCGTCGATCTGGTCGCCAGCACGCACCAGCACTTCGGCGATCGTGCCGTCCTTCTCGGCGTGCAGCGCCGTTTCCATCTTCATCGCTTCGATCGAGAGCAGCACGTCGCCGGCCTTGACCGCCTGACCGGCATTGACGGCCACGGTCGAGATGACGCCCGGCATCGGCGCGCCGAGATGGGCGGCATTGCCCCCTTCGGCCTTGCGGCGCACGGCGCTCGAAGCGCTGCGGTTGCGGTCCGGAACCTTGATCAGGCGCGGCTGGCCGTTGAGTTCGAAGAACACCTTGACCATGCCCTTCTCGTCCGGCTCGCTCTTGGCCTGATGCAGGATGACGAGCGACTTGCCCCGCTCGATCTCCGGCTGCAGCTCTTCGCCAGGTCCAAGCCCGTAGAAATAGGCCGGCGTCGGCAGGACGCTGACCGGACCATAGGTATCGGCGGCGACCGCATAGTCGGTGAAGACCTTCGGATACATCAGGTAGGAGGCGAACTCGAAGTCATCGACCTTGCGCTCGAGCTTGTCCTCGATGCTCTTACGCTCCGCGTCGAGATCTGCCGGCGGCAACAGCGAGCCCGGAACGGCGGTATAGGCCTTCTCGCCCTTCAGCGCCTTCTTCTGCAGCGCTTCCGGCCAACCGCCCGGGGGCTGGCCGAGATCGCCCTTCAGCATCGAGACGACCGAATCCGGGAAAGCGATGTCCTTGGCCGGGTTCTCGACATCGGCGACGGTCAGGTCCTGGGAGACCATCATCAGCGCCATGTCGCCGACAACCTTGGAGGACGGCGTCACCTTGACGATGTCGCCGAACATCTGGTTGGCGTCCGCATAGGCCTGGGCCACGCGGTGCCACTTGGTTTCAAGGCCGAGCGAACGCGCCTGTTCCTTGAGGTTGGTAAACTGGCCGCCCGGCATTTCGTGCAGGTAGACTTCGGAGGCCGGACCCTTGAGGTCGCTTTCGAAGGCCGCGTATTGGTAACGCACCGCTTCCCAGTAGAAGGAGATGCGGCGGATCCATTCGGGATCGAGACCCGGATCGCGGTCCGATCCGCGCAGCGCCTCGACGATCGAACCAAGGCAGGGCTGCGAGGTGTTGCCGGACAGTGCATCCATTGCCGCATCGACCACGTCGACGCCCGACTCGACGGCGGCGAGCACCGTCGCAGCCGCAATGCCCGAGGTGTCGTGCGTGTGGAAGTGGATCGGCAGATCGGTCGCCTCACGCAGCGCCTTGAACAGAACGCGTGCGGCCGCCGGCTTCAGCAGGCCCGCCATGTCCTTGACGGCGATCATGTGCGCGCCGGCCTTTTCGAGCTCGGCAGCAAGGGCGGTATAATACTTGAGGTCGTATTTCGGGCGGGCCGAATTCAGGATGTCGCCGGTGTAGCAGATCGCCGCCTCGCAGATGCGGTTTTCCTCGGCGACCGCCTCCATCGACACCCGCATGTTGTCGACCCAGTTGAGGCAGTCGAAGACGCGGAAGACGTTGATGCCGCCCCTGGCCGCCTGGCGCACGAAGTACTTGACGACATTGTCCGGGTAGTTCTTGTAGCCGACGCCGTTCGCACCACGGAGCAGCATCTGCAGGAGCAGGTTCGGTGCATCCTCGCGAATGCGCGCGAGGCGATCCCAGGGGTCTTCGGTGAGGAAGCGCATGGAAACGTCGAAGGTCGCGCCACCCCAGCATTCGAGCGAGAACAGCTGCGGCAGGGCGCGGGCATAGGTGCCGGCGACGCGGGCGATGTCGTGCGTCCGCATGCGGGTCGCGAGCAGCGATTGATGGCCGTCGCGCATGGTCGTATCGGTCAGGAACACCTGGTTCTGGCCACGCACCCATTCGGCGAACTTCTTCGGGCCGAGTTCGTCGAGCTTCTGCTTGGTACCTGCAGGGATTTCGCCCTGGATGAACGGCACGACAGGCTTGGCCGCATCCGCCGGCGGCCGCGGACGGCCCTTGGCTTCCGGATGGCCATTGACGGTGACGTCGGCGAGATAGGTGAGCAGCTTCGTCGCGCGATCCTGGCGCCGTACCTGCTGGAACAGTTCCGGCGTCGTGTCGATGAAACGCGTTGTGTATGTGTTGTTGCGGAACTGCTCGTGGCCGATGATCGCCTCGAGGAAGGTGAGGTTGGTGGCGACGCCACGGATACGGAATTCGCGCAGCGCCCGGTCCATGCGGCTGATCGCTTCCTGAGGCGTGCTGCCCGAAGCGGTGACCTTGACCAGCAATGGATCGTAGTAGCGGGTGATGTAGGCACCGGTATAGGCCGTGCCGCCATCGAGACGGATGCCGAAACCGGCGGCCGACCGGTAGCCGGTGATGCGGCCGTAGTCGGGAATGAAGTTCTGCTCCGGATCCTCGGTGGTGATACGGCACTGCAGCGCATGGCCATTGAGGCGAATATCGGCCTGGTCAGGCACGCCTGACGCCGGTGTACCGATCGCCTCGCCGTCGAGGATGTGGATCTGCGCCTTGACGATGTCGATGCCGGTCACCACTTCGGTGACCGTGTGCTCGACCTGGATGCGCGGGTTCACCTCGATGAAGTAGAACTTGCCGGTGTTGGCATCCATCAGATACTCGACCGTGCCGGCGCCGATATAGTTGGTCGCCTTGGCAATCCTCAGCGAGTAGTCGGCAAGCTCCTGGCGCTGCGCCTCCGAAAGGTAGGGCGCAGGCGCGCGCTCGACGACCTTCTGGTTGCGGCGCTGGATCGAGCAGTCACGCTCGAAGAGATGCACGACATTGCCGTGGGTATCGCCGAGGATCTGGCTTTCGACGTGGCGGGCACGCTCGACGAGCTTTTCGAGATAAACTTCGTCCTTGCCGAAGGCGGCCTTGGCCTCGCGCTTGGCTTCCGTCACCTCACGGATCAGGTCCTTCTGGTCGCGGATGGCGCGCATGCCACGGCCGCCGCCGCCCCAGGAGGCCTTGAGCATGACCGGATAGCCGATCTCGGCGGCCAGGCGATGGATTTCCTTTTCGTCGTCCGGCAGCGGATCGGTGGCTGGCACCACCGGCACGCCGACGGAAATGGCGAGGTTGCGCGCCGCCACCTTGTTGCCGAGCTGGCGCATGGTCGCCGGCCGCGGGCCGATGAAGATGATGCCGGCGGCGTCGCAGGCGTCGACGAATTCAGGGCTTTCAGAGAGCAGGCCGTAGCCCGGGTGGATGGCGTCGGCGCCGGAAAGCTTGGCGACCCGGATCACCTCTTCGATCGACAGATAGCTTTCGATCGGGCCGAGATCGCGGGCAAGGTGCGGCCCGCGGCCGATCTGGTAACTTTCGTCCGCCTTGAAGCGGTGCAGCGCAAGTTTGTCCTCTTCCGCCCATATCGCGACCGTTTTCAGACCGAGTTCGTTTGCAGCGCGAAAAACGCGGATGGCAATTTCAGAACGGTTGGCAACAAGGATCTTCGAGATGGGCAAGTCGGTCTCCTCAATGACTTGAAATTGCGGGAAATGCTGCACCCGCGAAATAAAGTATTAGCGGGTCGCAAAGCAGAGCGCAATTTCAGATGCGACAGGAAACCGAAAGCCTTTGACTTTAGGAGATCAACCCGAGCCGGAAGGCGATCGCCACGACGTGATGGCGGTTCTTGCCCTTCAGTTTCTCCTGGATGCCGTTCATGTACCAGTCGACCGTATGGCTCGAAATATCGAGCACCTTGCCGATGTCGTTCGAGGTCATGCCGTCGGCGAGATAGTTGAGCGCTTCCATTTCGCGCCGCGTCATCTGCACCTCGACGCGCGAACCGAGTTCGGCCGAAACTTCCGGGTCGGTCAGTTCCAGCAGCTTCCAGAACAGCCGCTTGGCGATGGCGTCGAAGAGGCTGATCTCCACCGGGCTCAAATCGACGACGCGGCCGCCGACCGTCAGGTTACCGAGCAGACCGCGCCGGCCGTGCACCGGGAAGATGTAGCCGTCGTAGAGACCGTGGTTGCGGGCCTCGATCATCATGCTTTCCATGCGCTTGCGATGCGGGTCGGAGCGGAAGGCAAACAGTGTGTCGCGCCAGCGGAAGCCGCGCTGCGCGTGGCCGAGATAGCGGATGGTCGGGTCGATCACCACGAACTTCTTGCGGATGTAGATCTGCGGCCAGCCTTCCGGCCAGCGACCGGCAAGCAGCAGTCGCAACGGATTGTCATGCGGCTTCGGTTGCCGGACGACGCCGTAGAAGTCGAAGCCGCAGCGGTCGAGCAGGCGCTCGAACTCCGGGATGATTTCCTCGCGTGTCTTCATCTCCTCCAGAAGCGCAAGAAACTGTACGAGCAGCGTAATGTTCATGGATCACCTTCCAGGTAGATGCATATGGTCGCATTTCCGAATCCGGACATAAAGGCACCGTTCAGCGACCATTCATGTTGCACCCGCGATAATCCGTCATACCACGCCCGGTCTTATGCGAAATATGCAAGAAATCGGAGTTGGCACGACAGATAGCAGACTATGAATATTCTCGCCAAGCTCGCATGCGAGCGAAACGGGAATATGAGTGGCTGTCCATGCGTCCGGCTACGGCTTCCCTTTGCCGCAAAAGACCGTCTCAGCGCGGCCCCGAGTGTTGAAGTGCGGAGCGCAAAGCTCGCCCAATAGACCTCGAGGACGCGGGTGCATCCGCCGCAGAAGGACTGCGGCGCGTCAAATCCGGTACCCGGAAGGGGTGAGACAGTGTCATTGTTCCAGGTGTATGCAAGAGCGCTCCAGTATCTTGCGGTTCACAAATTTCGCGTCTCGGCGATCGTGCTTGCCAACGTCGTTCTGGCCGCCATAACGATCGCCGAGCCGATCCTGTTCGGGCGCATCATCGACGCCATCTCGTCGAAGGGCGAAGTCACGCCGATCCTGCTCATGTGGGCGGGTCTCGGTGTGTTCAACACCGTCGCCTTCGTGCTCGTCGCCCGCGAGGCGGACCGGCTGGCTCATGGCCGCCGCGCCACGCTCTTGACGGAAGCCTTCGGCCGTATCGTTTCCATGCCGCTCGCCTGGCATAGCCAGCGCGGCACGTCCAACGCGCTGCATACGCTTCTGCGCGCTTGCGAAACCCTCTTCGGTCTCTGGCTCGAATTCATGCGCCAGCACCTGGCGACTGCCGTGGCGCTTGTGCTGCTCGTTCCGACCGCCTTTGCGATGGACGTGCGCCTCTCGCTCGTGCTTGTCGTGCTCGGTGCACTCTATGTGCTGATCAGCAAAGTCGTCATGAGCCGCACCAAGGAGGGCCAGGCCTCGGTCGAGAACCACTATCACACGGTCTTTTCCCACGTGTCCGACGCCATCAGCAACGTTTCGGTGGTGCACAGCTACAACCGCATCGAGGCTGAAACCCGCGAGCTGAAGAAGTTCACGGAGCGGCTGATCTCCGCCCAGTTCCCTGTGCTCGACTGGTGGGCGCTCGCAAGCGGCCTGAACCGTGTCGCCTCGACCATCTCGATGATGGCGATCCTCGTCATCGGCACCGTGCTCGTGCAGCGCGGCGAACTCGGCGTCGGCGAAGTCATCGCATTCATCGGCTTTGCCAACCTGCTGATCGGTCGTCTCGACCAGATGAAGGCTTTCGTGACGCAGATCTTCGAAGCCCGCGCCAAGCTTGAAGACTTCTTCAACCTCGAAGACGCCGTGCGTGAACGCGACGAACCTGCCGGTGCGACCGAACTGCCAGCGGTTACCGGCGAAGTCGAATTCCGCGATGTCTCCTTCGACTTTGCCAACACGAACCAGGGCGTGCACAACGTCTCGTTCACCGCCAAGGCCGGCCAGACGATCGCCATCGTCGGCCCGACCGGCGCCGGCAAGACGACGCTCGTCAACCTTTTGCAGCGCGTCCACGAGCCGCGCGAGGGCCAGATCCTGATCGACGGCAACGATATCTCGAAGGTGACGCGCAAGTCGCTGCGCCGTTCGATCGCCACCGTCTTCCAGGATGCGGGCCTGATGAACCGTTCGATCTCGGACAACATCCGGCTTGGCCGCGACGATGCGACGATCGAGGAGGTCATGGCCGCCGCCGAGGCAGCTGCCGCCTGCGACTTCATCGAAGGCCGGACGACCGGCTACGACACGGTGGTCGGCGAGCGCGGCAACCGCCTGTCGGGCGGCGAACGCCAGCGTGTGGCGATCGCCCGCGCCATCCTCAAGAACGCGCCGATCCTGGTGCTCGACGAGGCGACCAGCGCGCTCGACGTCGAAACCGAGGCCCGCGTCAAGGATGCGATCGATGCGCTGCGCAAGAACCGCACGACCTTCATCATCGCACACCGCCTGTCGACGGTGCGCGAGGCCGACCTGGTGATCTTCATGGATCAGGGCCGTGTCGTCGAAATGGGCGGCTTCAACGAGCTCAGCCAGAGCAACGGCCGCTTCGCAGCTCTCCTGCGCGCCAGCGGCATCCTGACGGACGAAGACGTCCGCATGAGCCACACGGCAGCATAAGACAGGCGCTTCAAGTCAAGCGAACCAACTTCAGACCACCCGCCGACGCGGGTGGTCTTTTCATTTGGCTGTCTGACAAAGCCACGTCGACCAGCCTTGCCATTCTCAAGATAGCTGGTAGACCGGAATTCCGGCTTCAATTCCAAGGGAATCACCATGCCGGATATCTCCACTATCGCAGTTTTCGCCGCCGCAAGCCTCGTGCTCACCGCCACGCCTGGCCCTGACATGCTGCTCATCGCTTCTCGCAGCGTAAGCCAGGGGCGCGCAGCCGGGTTCCTCACCTATGCCGGCATAGCAGCCGGCACCTATTGCCACGCGCTTGCCGCAGCACTCGGTCTTTCCCAGCTTTTCGTCGCCGTGCCTGTGGCCTATGAGATCGTGCGGTGGGCGGGCTGCGCCTATCTGCTCTACCTTGCCTACAAGACGGTCCGCTCGAACGCATCGAGCACGTCGCCGGTGTCGACGCCCAAGCGACTTTCGAACAGACGGATCTTCGGGGAGGGGCTGATGACGAACCTGCTCAATCCGAAGATGGCTCTCTTCGTATTGGCACTGTTCCCGCAGTTCGTGCGGCCTGACAGCGGGTCGATGGTCGCGCAGATGCTTCTGCTCGCGACCGTGTTGAACGGGGTTGGCTTCCTTGTGAACGGTTCGGTCATCCTGGCTGGCAGCCATCTGCGCGCGCGGCTCGCCGGCATCAGACGTTTCCCGAAACTGCCGCAATACCTTCTCGCCAGCGTGTTCACGGGGCTGGCGTGCCGCCTAGCGCTCAGCGCCAGAAGCTAGAGCATTTCCAGCAAACGCGTTGCCGGCGGCGTTGTTCACGCCGCCGGTAGCGGTTTCGCCGAGGCGATGCCGCGCAACCATTCGAGATAATAGGCATAGGCGAAATGCAGCCCGATGCCGACAAGTACGAAGAGGCTGCCGAAGATCGGGTTTCGCCCGGTGACGAACAACAGCACCTGGCCGGACATCGCCAGGATCGTGCCGAAGATGAAGATCGGCAGCGAATGTCGCCCGACAACCGCGAGCGGATGATCGCGGTCGAGTTTGGCAAGGCTACTGATGCGTGGCGTCACGGCGATGATATAGGCCAGCGCCAGCACGTGAAGCAGCCTGGGGCCCGACAGGAAGGTCTTGTCGAAGCCGGTCAGGACCGCTGGAAGGCCGAAGGAAAGGTCGATGCTCCAGAAGGAGAACAGCACCCAGACAGCGGAAACCGCGAGATAGGTACAGGACAGCACGATCAGCCAGGGCCACCGCGGGAGCGATCCACCATTGCGCACGAAGGTCATCATGACGATGCCGATGACGAACAGGAACTGCCAGGACCAGGGATTGAGGAACCAATAGCCTTCGTCGAGGAAGTTCGACGGCACGAATTTGAAGATGCCTGCGACGAGCCAAAGCGCGGC is a window from the Ensifer adhaerens genome containing:
- a CDS encoding OpgC family protein, producing the protein MLQKTFQGSAKHASARMVPKERDTRLDVFRALCLLTIFVNHVPGQYLEYLTHKNVGFSDSAEAFVLISGLSVGIAYGGRFAVGGRLAVTLKIWRRALALYIAHIMTSIVTLAIFAAGAIYFGRQDLIGEINIRPMVEQTEQGIVAMVLLGHQLGYNNILSMYAALFLMLPGILWLNGVSKKLLLLLSAALWLVAGIFKFVPSNFLDEGYWFLNPWSWQFLFVIGIVMMTFVRNGGSLPRWPWLIVLSCTYLAVSAVWVLFSFWSIDLSFGLPAVLTGFDKTFLSGPRLLHVLALAYIIAVTPRISSLAKLDRDHPLAVVGRHSLPIFIFGTILAMSGQVLLFVTGRNPIFGSLFVLVGIGLHFAYAYYLEWLRGIASAKPLPAA